GGTGCCGACCGGGGTGACCTGCAACGCCAACAAGGCATCCAGATCCAGTTCGGACAACACCAGAACACGCTGCGGATGATCCGGTATGGTTTGCGCGGTGCCAGCGGCATCAACTACATTACGTGCCCACAGACTGGCGGACAGGCCCACTGCCAACAGGGTCAGCACCAAGCGGTGCATCATGGTAAAGGATCGGGACATGGTTAACTCATCAATTCGGTGATCGGCCATCGTGATGGCCTGACAGTGACAATTCAAGGTACGCTGACATTCACCTGCTGCATTCAGGGCACCAACCAGACGACGCTCAAGCGTCGCTTGCTGTTGTTTCTTCCAATTCATCCATGATGCGGTGGCGTTCATGGTGATAGGCTTCTTCGGTCAATCGGTCTTTCCAATACGGTACGGCATACATCATATGGCGCGATACCTGGCACACCTTCAGCAACCAGTCACGGATCGCCACTACCTGGTTGCTCTCCCCTGCCAGGGTGACCGATGGCTGACCATCCGGCAATTGCCGCCGTTGCAGACTATCAAGCAATAAGGTGCTATCGCCAGCGGGGGCGCCCTGGCGATCGAACCATTCAATGGTCACCCCTGCTGGCCCAATCAGCGGCTGAATCTCGGCCTGGTCAGGTACTTCGATCAGGGCCATGCCCTTGGCCTGAGCCGGCAATGCGCACAACACCGCACGCAACAAGGGAATGGACGACGGATCACCAATCAACAGGTACCAATCGGCTGTTTCACGGAACAAGGGGGGAGCCGCCGGGCCCGCCACGCCGATGGCATCCCCTTCCATCGCATGGTTGATCCAGCGAGATGCGGGGCCATTATCACCGTGCAGCACCAGATCCACTGCCAATTCGCCAGCCGCCTCGTCATAGGCCGCCACGGTGTAGGTTCGCGTAATCGGGCGGACATCTGCCGGTGGCCAGATCGGGCCATCCGGGCCCAAGGTTGGCAGCACCGGTTCGGCCTGACCTGAGCGAGCCAGCATCAGCTTGATGTGCCGGCCCTCGCTACCCGTCGGAAAGCCAGACAACGCATCGCCAGACAACCAGACGCGGCGCATATGAGGTGTCAGTTGCTCGGTACGGCGCACACGCAACAGGCGCGGTGGATTACGAGAGGATGTATTGCTCATGGTCAATGCTTCCGTGTTGAGATGCCGGCTGTTCGAGCCATCATTTGCACCCCATCCTCTGATTGAGAATGGAGCTTATTTTCATCAAAGGTGCTGGTTTTGTCATATCTGCATGGGTGCTGTCAACCTCCACGCGGTCAATCATGCCAGTTACATATGGTTTCCAGCATTCGATGTCCGGCGCATCTGGCCGTCGCTGCATGGCACGGAACATCAAAATGTCCCCGTCAAACCGGCCAGTGATTGCAGACCGGAACTGGGTCATATTGTGCAACGCAACCTCAGTCAACCTAGCCATCTGTGATTCGCTCAAACCATTCAGCAGGCTGCCTGGGCGGCGCAAACGCTCACGGATCACATCGGCGGTCAACGGCACCCCAGCCTCATCGATTGCCGGGTCCCCATTGATGTCCAGCAAAGCTTCCAATGCGTCACGTTCTGTCGGCATGGGGCGCCCCGACCATGCTTCACTGGGGTAGGAATCCAGAATGGCCAACATCGCCACCTGCTCACCTTTCGCCTGCAAAGCAACAGCGACAGCATGGGCGGCCGCGCCGCCAAATGACCAGCCCAGCAAGTGGTAAGGACCCGTTGGCTGAATCTGCTGGATTGCTTTCACATGTTGATCGATACGTTGCTCAAAGGTGACGGGCAATGCCCCTGTCAATCCCACGGCCTGCAAACCGACAATACGCTGCGCCGGCAACAACGCCCCCAGCCCGAAATAGCACCAGGACAACCCTTCCGCAGGGTGCAAACAAAACAATACCGGGCCATCCCCACCCTGAATCGGCAACACTGCGGCCAGCGGGTCAGCCAGGCCAGATGGGTCCAGACTGCTTGGTGCCATCGTCATGGCTTGTGCCAACGCGGCCACCGTTGGGTACCGGAACAATACCGATACCGCCACTTCACGTTGCAACCGTTGTTGCAAACGGGTAGCCACTTGAATGGCCTGCAGTGATTTGCCACCCAGCATGAAAAAATCGGCTTCCGGAGTCAGATCAACAGCACCCAGCACCTCTTGCCAGACCGCGATGATGGCTTGCTCCAGCGGTGTGGCCTGTGTCGCCAGCGATGTACCGGTTTCAACCGGCAAGGCACGTAAGGCATGACGGTCAATCTTGTTGTTGGCATTGCGTGGCAAACGATCCAGAAACTGGTAGGCCGTTGGCACTGCCACAGCTGGCAAGCGCTCAGCCAGATAGGTGCGCAATTGTGCTACATCGGGCTTGATGTCGTTGCCAACCAGAAAAGCCGCCAACCGCTTGCTACCACTGGGCAGTATCTGCCCGATCACCGCAGCTTCCCGAATCTGCATGTGGCTGAGCAAGGCGGTTTCGACTTCCGACGGATCAATCCGATGACCGGACAGCTTGAATTCATCATCCAATCGGCCCAGATATCGCAACTGGCCTTGCTCATCGACCATCACCCGGTCACCGGTTCGATAGGCACGCGGCTGATCCGGCAAGGCAGTCAAGGTAATGAACCGGCGTGCCGTCACGGCCTCGCGTTCCCAGTAACCCAATGCCAGCGCAGGCCCCATCAGACACAACTCTCCAGCCACACCGCGACCAACCGGCTGTAACATGTCATCCACCACGACGGCGGACTCGCCAGGCAAGGGCTCGCCGATAGGCACGCTGTCGCCCTCCCATTGCAAGGCATTGGGCCCGGCCAGTTCAGCTGTGGTGGCAATCACCGTCGCTTCCGTCGGACCATAGGTATTCAGCAACAGCACCTGCTGCGACACCAACGTTCGCCAACGGATGACCCGTTCGGCCAGTGCCGCCTCGCCACCAATGATGGTCAGACGCAGGCTGGCTGGCAATGCCGCGGTCTTGTCACTCAGGCTGTATACCAGCTCGTGCCAGAACGCAGTTGGCAGGTCCAACACACTGATCCGCTGTTGAGTACAACCAGCAATGAACTGCGACATGGACTCCAGCATGGCTTCCGTCCGCAGCACCAATGTGGCGCCATTGCACAGCGTGACGAAGATTTCCTCGATACTGGCGTCGAAATGCAATGGGGCAAATTGCAGAGTGCGATCGGCGGCACACATGTCGAAACGCTGGGTAGCCGATGCCACATAACTGCTCAGGGCATCGCGCCCGATCATGACGCCATTGGGACGCCCCGTGGAACCGGACGTGTAGATCATGTAGGCCAGCGCATTGGCCGGCACCGGGTTTGGGGTCGCCAATGGCGTACTGTCAGCGACAAGGTCCATCGCATCCAGATGATGGCAAGGCAAGTGGGCCGGCACCAGCGCCGCATAATCACCCTGCGTCAACACCATGGTTGGCTGGGCGTCTTCCAGCACCATGGCAATGCGCGCCAATGGGCTGGCCGGGTCCAACGGCACATAACCGCCGCCCGCCCACAACACGGCCAGCAAGGCCACAATGGTATCGGGCTGGCGCGGCAACAACAGCGCCACGCGCGCGCCTTCGCCGACGCCTTGGGCATGCAGCCAACCTGCCATCAACTGTACCCGATGCAACAAGGCCCGATAACTCAACGTTGGCACGCCCGATTGTTCAATTGCCGGATGATCCGGCGTCGCCTGTACCTGGGCGATCAACGCAGACAAGACCTGCACAGGCGCCGTGGCCAGCGGTGCACCTTGCAGCAGCACCATCTGCTGCGCATGTGCCGGGCGCCATGCCAGTAACGGTGTCACGGGCTGGCCAGCCAAGTCATGCAGCGTTGCAAACAGGCTGGCACGGTGTTGCTGCAATGTTGCGTGATCATAGCCGTCCGGATTGGCTTCGATATCCAACCGCAGCACACCCGCACGTGGTGAAAGATTGATAGCCAGATCCTCGACTGGCCCAGCCGATACCGGATGAGCGATGGCGGTAAGCCCATGAAATGTGAGCGGACGATCGAACGGCATCAGGTTGACAACCGGGCCGAACAGCCGTCGCTGTCCACCCACCCGGCCCAAATCGCGTCGCAGCCATTCATAACGATAGCGTTGATGCGGACGCAATGTGCGCATGGCCTTGTCCACCTGCTGTACCAGCTCGGCAAAGCCTTGAGCTGGGTCGAATCGAATCCGTAGTGGCACGATGTTCATCACCATGCAAGGAATGGTCAACGTCACCGACCCCAATCGACCCATGACTGGCAAACCCAGCGTCACATCGGTTGCACCGGTCTGGCGATACAGCCATGCCACGATGCCTGCCGTGCACCAGGTGGTCCAGTCCATTTGCATGGCTGCAGCTGCAGCTTGCCATAGTGCGAATTCACTGGCGGACAGTACGCCATGTACCCGATGGACCCGGTGTGCTACTGGCACAGGTGGCCCCAGCAAAACAGGGGCAGGTGCCTCAGCCATGGTCGTCTGCCAGAAAGCCAGATCGCGCTGTCTGACATCACCCTGCTGATAGTGCAGATCCTCATCAATCACACGCTTCAGCGACCAATCAACAGCCGCTGGCAACTGGCCGGTACACGCAGCCTGGAAACGCTGACTGACCCGACGGGTCAGCACGGTGTAGCCGAAGCCATCGAGCGCGATATGATGTACCCGCAGGTACCACAGATGACGATCAGGCGCGAGCCTCAGCAACACACTGCGAAACAGCGGCCCGGCCGCCAGATCGGCTTGTTGGTGCAAATCTGCCTTGGCCCAAGCCAACGCCGCTGCCCATGGATCCTGCTGCAGGCTGATATCCACCAGCGGCATCGTCAAGTGTGCTGCAACAGGGCCATGCCATTGCAGCAGTTGATCCCCCCGCTGTTGATAGCGCATGTGCAGCGAATCGCATTCCGCCAGCGTTTGCAACACCGCATCGGAAAACACATCGCAATCCAGCATCCCAGTCAATTCCACCATCTCGGCTGTCCAATAGGCGGGATTGACGGGGTCAAGTTGCTGGCCAAGCCAGATCCCATATTGTGCTGTGGTCAATGGCAGAGGTTCGGGCAATGGCAAATCAGGCGAGGCAACAATCGGATGGGTCATCAGTGGAGTCATCATTGAATTCAGAAGGGAGCTGACAGCACTTGCCATGCCACAATCGATTTGTCAGGCAGGCAGTCAAATTCCTGGCACGAGGCCGGCCATGGCGCTGCGCCGTGCAGTCATGAGCAACATATTAATGCAAAACGATAATGGTTATCAAATGCAAATGAGATTGACTGCTAATTGCAAAGTTTGGCATGATAACGACCATTCGATCCATCTCCCTGCTGAAAGCAAAGCAGCAAGCCGTTCTCATCCCGTCAACGCAATTTGTCCGATCCTCTGAAGCGATGGCATTGGTGGTCAGATCAGTGAATCTGCATCGGGGCGATGTCGGTCACCTGCAGCCTTCTTCTCAATAAATGTGTCGAGATTCCGTTATGTCCAAACCGCGTAGTCCCCGCCTGTCCCTCAAACCCCTGGCACTCTCGCTGACCATTGTCTGTATCGGGCAAACCCAGGCACAGAACGACACCATGCTTGACCCGGTTCAAATCACTGCCGAGCGAGGCAGTGACACCAATACGGTGGTTCGCGCCAAGCGCATTGAGGTTGAGCAAGCAGTCAGCCTGCAAGACCTGTTCAATCAAACCCCGGAAGTCAGCGTAGGTGGCGGCCTGCCCATGACACAAAAGCTGTATGTTCGTGGCTTGAACGAGCGCATGCTGACCGTCACCATCGATGGCGCAGCACAACCCGAATCAGCCTACCACCATACCGGCCAGATCATGATCGAACCGGAGCTGCTAAAACGTGTAGAAGTGGAAGCCGGCACCGGTGCGGCGACAGCCGGCCCGGGCGCGTTGGCGGGTGCGGTACGGTTCACCACCAAGCGTGCGGAAGACATGCTGCGCCCCGGCGAACGTGCAGGGGCGCTGTTCAAGGGTGGCTATCAGCATGCGGCCAAGGGCAAGAAATATCTCGGCACGGTTTTTGGCAAGCTGTCTGATCAGGTTTCGCTGCTGGCCAGCATGAGCAATCTGGATACCGAAGAATACCAGGATGGCCATGGCAACAAGATCACCAACAGCGCCACCGAAACCCGCAATGATTTCGTCAAACTGGGGCTGAAGCCCGCTGATGGCCAGCGTATCGAACTTGCCCATCAGCGTTTTGAAGACGAAGGCCTACGCAACAAGCGCACCAACTTGATCCCCGGCCCCAAGAATGGAACCGAGCGCCAACGTACCGAACGCCGTTCCACCACATTGAACTACGATATCGCGACTCAAAACCCGTTGCTGTCATTGCACTTGCTGACCTTTGCCAATGACAACAATATCCGGCTCAACATGAGCCAGCCAACTGCTGAAAAACATGGCACCCACAGTCGCGGTATCAAGTTGTATAACGTGTCACGCATCGGCAACCACAAGCTGACCTATGGTGTGGACTACCGTCGTGATATTGGTTTCTCGGAAGTCCCAGGTAAGTCTGCCGAAGATGATCGCGTCACGGTCAACAGCATTTTTGCGCAGGACGACATCGCCATCGGTGACCAATGGCTGCTGGGGGCGGGTGCCCGTTATGACCGCTTCAAATATAGCGATGGTGCTGGCCACCAGTTTGAAAGCAGCGGCTTGTCACCCAGTGCCAGTGTGGCTTTCCTGCCTGTCGAAGGTTTGACCCTGCGCCTGAGCCATGCCCGTTCCCTGCGTGGTGTAGGTGTTATCGAACCCTTCCTGAAAGTGCATCAACCCAATGCCGATCAGATCGATCCAGAAAAGGCACGCAACAATGAATTCAGCGCCAAATGGCAATCTGGCCCAGTTTTCGTGAATGGCGCGGTCTATCAGCAGCATATCGACAACTATATCGCCTATGATGGTGGCCGCCGCAATGTCGGTCATATCCGCAGTAAGGGTTACAGCCTGAGCGGTGGTTTCCGAACTGGTCAGCTGTCAGCCAGCCTGGGCATGTCACATACCAAGCCGCGCCTGAATGGTAAGCCGTTTACCGATGGCGAAGCACTGTTGCTGGGTAATTCGGTCGGTCGGACCTGGGTTGCCCAGCTTGATTACGATCTGCCCGCGCAGCATGTCAAACTGGGTTGGACCAGCCGTCTGAACGAACGGTTGAAAGATGTACCTGCCGACACTGCCTCCAAGGCTGGTTACAACGTGCATGATGTGTATGTGCAATGGCAACCGACTGGCAAGGATGATGTCAGCCTGACCTTGACCGTCAACAATCTGTTTGACCGCTATTACGTAGACCAGGCCAGCTTTGCCGGCACCGGCCTGCCAGAGCCGGGTCGCGATGTACGCCTGAGCCTGGGTTGGCGAATCTGATCGCCACCTTGGTTTGATCGAGATCCATCGTACCCGTCACATCGGTGCAGTCTTGCCACCGCCAAGCGCCGCAGGCCCGGTCTTGGCGGTTTTTATCATCAAGAACCCATTCAGAATCTGTCGTGAGCGACCGCCAGTGGGATGACGCGCAGCGCAACAACCGGAATGTATGTGCAATACATGATGATGTTGCGCAACGCATCAGCCACCATCGCAGGTGCGCAATAAGATATTGAACAGGTTTCAGGATTTCTCTCGCACAGCAACTGATTCAACTTACTGGAACACGTGCCATGTCCAAGCTATCTACCGGTCGCGCCATTGCCCTGCTGGCTGCGCTGCAGTTTGTCTACATCGTAGATTTCATGATGATCCTGCCTTTGGGGCCCGATATTGCCCATACGCTGGGATTTTCCGTCGCCCACGTCAGCTGGCCTGCCGGTGCTTACACCGCTGCAGCCGTCCTGTCTGGTCTGGTGGCAGTCCGCTGGCTGGACCGCTTTGACCGCAGGCCCGCACTGCTCACCGTGTTTTCCTTGTTCAGCCTGGCCACACTGAGCGTGACGCAGGTGACCAATCTGGAGACACTGATCATCGCCCGTGCCATGATCGGGCTGTTTGGTGCACCCGCAGTCGCGTTGGGAATGGCCATCCTGATTGATACTGTGCCACCGCCACAGCGTGGACGGGCCATGGGTAAAGTCATGATCGGCTTTTCGCTCGCAGCA
This portion of the Chitinivorax sp. B genome encodes:
- a CDS encoding siderophore-interacting protein, whose product is MSNTSSRNPPRLLRVRRTEQLTPHMRRVWLSGDALSGFPTGSEGRHIKLMLARSGQAEPVLPTLGPDGPIWPPADVRPITRTYTVAAYDEAAGELAVDLVLHGDNGPASRWINHAMEGDAIGVAGPAAPPLFRETADWYLLIGDPSSIPLLRAVLCALPAQAKGMALIEVPDQAEIQPLIGPAGVTIEWFDRQGAPAGDSTLLLDSLQRRQLPDGQPSVTLAGESNQVVAIRDWLLKVCQVSRHMMYAVPYWKDRLTEEAYHHERHRIMDELEETTASDA
- a CDS encoding non-ribosomal peptide synthetase produces the protein MTHPIVASPDLPLPEPLPLTTAQYGIWLGQQLDPVNPAYWTAEMVELTGMLDCDVFSDAVLQTLAECDSLHMRYQQRGDQLLQWHGPVAAHLTMPLVDISLQQDPWAAALAWAKADLHQQADLAAGPLFRSVLLRLAPDRHLWYLRVHHIALDGFGYTVLTRRVSQRFQAACTGQLPAAVDWSLKRVIDEDLHYQQGDVRQRDLAFWQTTMAEAPAPVLLGPPVPVAHRVHRVHGVLSASEFALWQAAAAAMQMDWTTWCTAGIVAWLYRQTGATDVTLGLPVMGRLGSVTLTIPCMVMNIVPLRIRFDPAQGFAELVQQVDKAMRTLRPHQRYRYEWLRRDLGRVGGQRRLFGPVVNLMPFDRPLTFHGLTAIAHPVSAGPVEDLAINLSPRAGVLRLDIEANPDGYDHATLQQHRASLFATLHDLAGQPVTPLLAWRPAHAQQMVLLQGAPLATAPVQVLSALIAQVQATPDHPAIEQSGVPTLSYRALLHRVQLMAGWLHAQGVGEGARVALLLPRQPDTIVALLAVLWAGGGYVPLDPASPLARIAMVLEDAQPTMVLTQGDYAALVPAHLPCHHLDAMDLVADSTPLATPNPVPANALAYMIYTSGSTGRPNGVMIGRDALSSYVASATQRFDMCAADRTLQFAPLHFDASIEEIFVTLCNGATLVLRTEAMLESMSQFIAGCTQQRISVLDLPTAFWHELVYSLSDKTAALPASLRLTIIGGEAALAERVIRWRTLVSQQVLLLNTYGPTEATVIATTAELAGPNALQWEGDSVPIGEPLPGESAVVVDDMLQPVGRGVAGELCLMGPALALGYWEREAVTARRFITLTALPDQPRAYRTGDRVMVDEQGQLRYLGRLDDEFKLSGHRIDPSEVETALLSHMQIREAAVIGQILPSGSKRLAAFLVGNDIKPDVAQLRTYLAERLPAVAVPTAYQFLDRLPRNANNKIDRHALRALPVETGTSLATQATPLEQAIIAVWQEVLGAVDLTPEADFFMLGGKSLQAIQVATRLQQRLQREVAVSVLFRYPTVAALAQAMTMAPSSLDPSGLADPLAAVLPIQGGDGPVLFCLHPAEGLSWCYFGLGALLPAQRIVGLQAVGLTGALPVTFEQRIDQHVKAIQQIQPTGPYHLLGWSFGGAAAHAVAVALQAKGEQVAMLAILDSYPSEAWSGRPMPTERDALEALLDINGDPAIDEAGVPLTADVIRERLRRPGSLLNGLSESQMARLTEVALHNMTQFRSAITGRFDGDILMFRAMQRRPDAPDIECWKPYVTGMIDRVEVDSTHADMTKPAPLMKISSILNQRMGCK
- a CDS encoding TonB-dependent receptor, which translates into the protein MSKPRSPRLSLKPLALSLTIVCIGQTQAQNDTMLDPVQITAERGSDTNTVVRAKRIEVEQAVSLQDLFNQTPEVSVGGGLPMTQKLYVRGLNERMLTVTIDGAAQPESAYHHTGQIMIEPELLKRVEVEAGTGAATAGPGALAGAVRFTTKRAEDMLRPGERAGALFKGGYQHAAKGKKYLGTVFGKLSDQVSLLASMSNLDTEEYQDGHGNKITNSATETRNDFVKLGLKPADGQRIELAHQRFEDEGLRNKRTNLIPGPKNGTERQRTERRSTTLNYDIATQNPLLSLHLLTFANDNNIRLNMSQPTAEKHGTHSRGIKLYNVSRIGNHKLTYGVDYRRDIGFSEVPGKSAEDDRVTVNSIFAQDDIAIGDQWLLGAGARYDRFKYSDGAGHQFESSGLSPSASVAFLPVEGLTLRLSHARSLRGVGVIEPFLKVHQPNADQIDPEKARNNEFSAKWQSGPVFVNGAVYQQHIDNYIAYDGGRRNVGHIRSKGYSLSGGFRTGQLSASLGMSHTKPRLNGKPFTDGEALLLGNSVGRTWVAQLDYDLPAQHVKLGWTSRLNERLKDVPADTASKAGYNVHDVYVQWQPTGKDDVSLTLTVNNLFDRYYVDQASFAGTGLPEPGRDVRLSLGWRI